The DNA sequence AGCGGTACTTCGCGCTCCTCGGCGAGCAGGCCGTTATGCGAGCGGTCGTTGTTCATGCCGTGGTCGGCGGTGACCAGTACCTGGTAACCCTCGGCGAGCCAGCCCGGCAGGTAGTCGGCCAGCAGGATATCGGCGCTGCGCGCGGCGTTGCGGTACTGGCTGCTGTCCAGGCCGTGGTGGTGGCCGACATCGTCGATGCTCATCGGGTGTACCAGCAGGAAGTTGGGGGTATGGCGGCGGCGCAGGTATTCGCCATCGGCCAGCAGGTGCGAATCGGGATAACGGTCGTCCCAGTAGAACAGCCCATGCTGGATCGGCAGCTTGGGGGCGTGGGTGTGGCGGTCGCGCTGCGGGTCGAAGGGCGAGCGGTTGTACAGCTCGCTGATCCAGTGGTAGGCCGCCGCGGCAGTGCTCAGGTTGGCTTCGCGGGCGTAGTGGAACACGCTGCGCTGGCTGGACAAGCGGTTGACCTTGTTGTGCACGATGCCGCTGTCGATCGGCGGCACACCGGTGAGAATGCACTCGTACAGCGGCCGGGACAGCGATGGCAGCTCGCATTCCACGCGGTACAGCGCGGCGCGGTCAGCCTCGACATAGGCATGCAGGTGGCCCATGGCATGGTGGGCGACCTGGTAGTTGAGGCCGTCGAGCAGGACCAGGATGACGTTGTGTTGCATGGTGGCTCCAGTCATATACGCGTTGGCTTCTTCGCGGGCTCGCCCGCTCCCACAGGTACTGCAGAAGCCTCAAACCTGTAGAGGTCCTGTGGGAGCGGGCGAGCCCGCGAAAAGGCCGGATCAGGCACTGCAAAAGCTAGCCATTTACTCCATCTCGATGATCACTTGCTCCTGCCACATCTGCGGCAGTGCCTTGGAGGTCTTCTCCCAGGCTTCGGCATTCTTGATCGGCTGCGCCGCCTGGTACTGCTCGTTGGGCAGCAGCTTGGCCTGGACATCGTCCGGCAGCTTCAGGTGCTCGGCACGGATCGGCCGCGCATGCCCTTTGGCCAGGTTGATCTGCCCGGCATCGCTGAAGATGTACTCGCGCGTCAGCTTGGCCGCGTTCGGGTGCTTGGCATACTTGTTGATGATGGTGGTGTAGCCGGAGATTACCGAGCCGTCCGACGGGATCAGCACTTCGAAACGCTTGGGGTCGATCTGTTCGCGGTAGCTGAGGCCGTTGAAGTCCCATACCACGCCAACTTCCACCTCGCCCTTTTCCAGGGTCTGGATGGTCGGGTTGGCCAGCGACAGGCGCTTCTGCTGGGCCAGTTTGGTGAACAGCTGCAGGCCCGGCGCCACGTTGTTCTCGTCGCCATTGTAGGCGATGGCCGCTGCCAGCACGCCGTTGGCGGCCTGGGCGGCGGTACCGACATCGCCGATAGCGACCTTGTACTTGCCTTTTTCCAGGTCATGCCAGGTTTTCGGGCGCTCGCTTTCCTTGACCAGGTCCTTGTTGATGATGAAGGCGATGGTGCCGGTATAGGCCAGCGCCCAATGGCCGTCCTGGTCCTTGGCCCAGGCCGGTACCTGCTCCCAGGTGCTGGGCTTGTAGGGCTGGCTCACGCCCTTGGTCACGGCGATCGGGCCGAACGCGGCACCGACGTCGCCGATGTCGGCGCTGGCGTTGTCCTTCTCGGCTTCGAACTTGGCAATTTCCTGGGCCGAGCTCATGTCGGTGTCGCTGTGCTTGAGCCCGTACTTGCTGGCCAGGTCTTCCCAGGTGCCTTTCCAGTTGGCCCAGGCATCGGGCATGCCCACGCTGTTGACGTTACCTTCCTTGCGGGCCGCGTCTTCCAGGGCCTTGAGGTCGGTACCGGCGGCCATGGCCGTGGTGCACAGGGCGATGGCCGAACCGAGCAGTGACGCCATGAAGAACTTTTTCATCCGAAGCTCCTTTGGGTGAGTGCCTTGCGAATCGTTGTTATGAGTAAAGCCGTTGCCTGAGACCCCTTGGTCTAGGTCAGCAAACCTTGAGCCAAGGTAGGCCGCTTGCGTGACAATTTGATGTAGGGCAAAGCCTGCGCCGGTGTAAGCGGGTTCCTGGCAGTACAGCGTAGACCATGGCCAGCCCCCGGTTTTGCGGGGCTGGCCCGATTCTGGCAGTGCGTCTGGTGCAGCTTTGTCACAGGATGTTCATCAGCCCTGCCTAGGCTTGCACTATTCTCCAGATGCCCCGTTATGGGGCTGGACTAGTCCAGATAGGTAACCTTTGATGCAGTCGATGCCTCCGCGTGCGGTAACAGCCATCTGCCATGCCCTGCAGGAGCAGATCGAGCACGGCCTGTTGGCGCCGGGCGGCAAGCTGCCGGCGGAACGCAGGCTCAGCGAGGTGTTCGACACCACCCGCATCACCTTGCGTGAAGCGTTGGTGCAGCTGGAAGCCCAGGGGCTGATCTACCGCGAAGAGCGGCGCGGCTGGTTCGTCGCGCCCGAGCGGCTGACCTACGACCTGATCCAGCGCAGCCACTTCCACGCCATGGTGCGTGACCAAGGGCGGGTGGCCAGTACCGAATTGCTCTCCGCGCGACTGCAGCCGGCCTCGGCCGCCATTTGTGCGCGCCTGCAGTTGCCGGCGTTGTCCAGCGTGGTGCGCATCTGCCGGTTGCGGCGGATCGACGGGCGGGCGGTGCTGTATGCCGAGCATTACCTCAACCCGCGGTATTTCCCGGCGATCCTCGAACAGGACCTGGCCCAGTCGCTGACCGAGATCTATGGGCGGGTGTATGGCATCCAGTATGGGCAGGTGTGCTTCGAGATCTGGCCGACGGCGTTGCCGGTGGAGGCGGCCAGTGCGTTGAAAGTGTCGGCGGGCAGCCCCGGGTTGCATATCACCCGGGTCAACAGCGACCAGCATGGAAACCTGATCGACTGCGACCTGGAGTATTGGCGGCATGATGCCATCCGCATTCGTGCCCAGGTGGGTTGATCATGGTTTTTGGGGCCGCTGTAGGAGCGGCCTTGTGTCGCGATGGGGCGCGAAGCGGCGCTAGTTCGATACGGCGTTGCCATCCGCCATCGTGCCACCCGCCGCCGTCACCACCTGTACCGACAACCGCGGCGTCGCCAGGTCCAGCCCCGCTTCATCCAGCTGCCGCTTCAACGCCAGGTTGAACGCCCGCGACACCTCCCACTGCTTGATCGGCGCGGTCTTGAACCGCGCCCGCAGGATCGCCGACCCCGACTCGAAGCTTTCCACGCCCTGCAGCTCCAGCGGCGACCAGATATTGCGGCGCATCAGCGGGTCGTTGCGCAGCTTCTGCCCCACCTCGCGAACCAGGCTGATCGCCTGGTCGATGTTCATGCTGTGCGGGATGGCCACGCGGAAGATCGCGTAGCCGAACTCGCGCGAGTAGTTCTTGATGCTCTTGATCTCGCTGAACGGGATGGTATGCACGATGCCGTCGATATCGCGCAGGCGCACGGTACGGATGGTCAGCCCTTCGACCGTGCCCAGGTGGCCGCCGACATCCACGTAGTCATCGATGGCCAGCGAGTCTTCGATAATGATGAACAGCCCGGTGATCAGGTCGGCCACCAGCGATTGCGCGCCAAAACCGATGGCCAGGCCGATCACCCCGGCACCGGCCAGCAGCGGGGTGACGTTCATGCCCATGTTGGCCAGGGCGACGATGACCGCGATGATGAAAATGACCACGAACATCACGTTGCGGATCAACGGCATCATGGTTTGCGCACGGGCGTTGGCCAGGCCTCGGCGTGAACGCACCAGGGCGTGGTGCACGGCGGTGTCGGCGAGAATCCACACCAGCCAGGCGACAATCAGCGTGCCGGCCAGGCCGAGCAGGCGCAGGCTTATGTCGTGGCCTTCGCCTTCGGCGAAGCTGATCATCGACAGGCCCCACACGCGCAGGCCCAGTTCGATGAACACCAGCCAGATGAACAGGTGCACCAGCAGGTAGGCAAAATTGCGCAGGCGTTCGGCGTACACCGCCTGGCGCTTGGTGGCCCGCTTGGGGTTGGCGGCATGGCGGCGCACCAGGCCGTTGAGCACCATGCACACCACCACCAGCACGGTGCACATCAGCGACTGGCGCAGGGCGGTGCTGGTGTCGCCGGCGGAAACGAAGGTCGCGAACAGCGAGATGGCCACCAGGATCAGCGCCGGCACGAACCAGAAGCTGCCGAGGATTTCGATGGTGTCGCTGAGGGTGCGCCGGGTCAGGCGCCGTGACAGCGGCTGGTTGCGGATCAGGTGGGCGATGGGCCGGCGAAAGCGCAGGATGAACAGCCCCGTGCACAGCGCCGCAATCACGTTGGCCAGGGTCGCCAGGGCATGCGCCAGGTGGGTGCCGAGGGCGACCGTCAGGCGTGGGTCGCTCATCGCCTCGCCGAACGCGGCGAAACTGCCGATCAGCCACAGCGGGCGGAATGCCTGGTGGCGCAGGATGTACAGGGCGCGGTGGCGGTGCGGGCCGTCGAGCAGCGAAAAGGCGATCACGCAGATCGCCGAGAAGCAGGTGCCCACCACCAACGCATAGGCCAGCACCATGGCCAGCGATTTGCCCAGCGACGGCGGCAGCACGAAGCTCAGGTATACGGTAAACACCAGCGCCACCAGCCATGGGCCGAGTTTGCGCAGGGCAAAGCGCACCAGGTCCCAGGTGCGGGGATGCTGCGGCAACTCCTCGCTCAAGCCAAAGCGCAGGCGTACCCGGTGGCCAACCCAGTTGAAGGCATAGGCCAGCACACTCCATACGGCGATGACTGCCGCGAAGCCGAACAGGATGGCCGGCCACTGGTGCACCGGCACCACCAGCTCGGCCAGTTCGGCCTGGGCCTGTTCGATTTCCGCAGCCCAACGGTGGAACGGGCTGGCATCGCCGCTGAACTGCTTTTCGAGATCATGCAGGGCGCCGCCGATCAGGCCGAGCACGCCTTGTTCGACGTTGGGTTGCGATTGTTGGGTGGCATCGCGCAGCTTTTTCAGGTCGGCCAGCAGCTTGGCCCGCTGCTGGTCGTTTTCCAGGTTTTTGATCACCTCGTCCAGCGACTTGCCCAGCGGTTCGCTGGCTTCCGCTTGCGCGGGCGCGCTACCGCCAAGCAGGCCAGGCAGGCCGGCGGCTTGTACCGGTGGGAGGAACAGCAACAGCAGCAGGAACAGGCAACGCAGGAAGGCGGGCACGGGTAAAACTACCTCAGGTCAAACGATTGACCGAGTGTAGAGGTTTATGACGGCAGCTGCTCCAGGATCTTCCAGCAGGTGAGGCCAAAGATGCCCAGTGTGCCGACCCACATCATTACCACGCCGAGGTTGCGCTCGCGCAGGCTGAAGCCGACGGTCAGCAGCAACAGGAACAGGAACACCGGCACGAACAAGGAGAGGAACGGGGACATGGCAGTGGTCCTTCGGCGATGAGAGCGGTTGCGTTGAGTATAGTTCGCGCCGGGCTAAAGCGGGGTTGATCTGAATCACAGAAATTTTCAAGTAGGGTTTGTGGATTTTTCCTACATGTTTATCAGACCGACTTCCTACAAAGAATTTAGCGGTTCCGCCGATGGCTTGAGGGACACGTTGTATGTCTTTCACGGCATTTGGGGGAGCGCTTCATGAAGCTACCAGTACTCGTTGTTTTTTCGATGGTAACGCTGACCTTCAGCGGATTTGCACAAGCACAGAACAACGTTGCAACGTGACCGTCGATAATCAGACGGATTCAACTGCCCAGTTTACGTTTGAACATCTGGTGGGGACTGCCAATCCAATGTTTTCGGCTGTGCAGAGAAAACAAGCCAGCACTGCAAAAGTGACCAGTTATTCGCCCTTGGTATCGGGCATGCGGTTCACCTACACGTCCGGGGCGAAGGCTTGTCGGTTTTCGGCTTCACATACCTCTGGCACAGGTAATACGCCTGTCTGGAACAAGGACGCTCGCTCCATTGGCTCATCCAGAGCGACGTGTTCGGTAGTTTTGCAGCGCGTGTCGGCGCAGCCACCTTACGATTACACCGTCAAGTTCACCATCCAGTAATCCTGACGGATACTGCTTCAAATGCTCCCGCACATTCCTTCTGGAGAACAGAATGAAAATTACCGGTATTCCTGCCAATATCTTGCCCGTGCGAACTTCCGTGGCGCTCGAGAAGACAGAGCCATTACCACGACCAGCCTCGACCAGTGTGAGACTGTCTGAAGAAGGGCGGGATCTGGCTGCGCATTCGAATGAGACGAGAGCCAGCTATCAGCGCATCTATGGCACTCCTACGCTGGATGACCGCGTGAATATAGAATACGACAGGGTCGGGTATGAGAATTATGTCAAACGGCATTTGCCAGAGAACTACTCTGCCGAGCGCACCGAGTTATTCTACAAATCCGTGCAGTATATGGTTGACGTTGCGGATGGGAAATATCCGAAAAACAACCCGTTTGCCGGTCTGGGCAGGGATACACTGGTCGCCATACAGGAAGACGAAGGCAATTTTACCGAGATGGAGCGTGCGGCAGCCGGGCGTGCCAAGTACGAACTTGATCAGGCTTACTTTGGCCGCATTTTTGCCTACACCGACAGTACCAGGGATCTACGGGTTTTATTCAGGGGATATCTCGAATACCTCGATAACCTTACGCCTGTAGAACGTCTTGCTTATCCGGATAACGAGCACGAACTCGTGGCTGAACGGTTGGCACATGCCCAGAAAGAAACTGGCAGCCTCCCCGAAGATTTCTCGCTGTGGAAATACATCAACTGGGACCCCAAAGGCCGCCTCAACCTGGAAGCCCTGCTTGATCCGTCGAAAACAGAGCCCGCCCCGGCACTCGAGGCGGGCCCTGCCGCGGATCACGGCAGCTCGCGGCTGCGGTAGAACGCCGTCAGTACCTTCACCAGGTGCGCCAGGTCATGGCTGCCGCACAGTTCGCGAATCGAGTGCATGGCAAAGGTCGGCAGGCCGATGTCGACCGTACGTACGCCCAGGTGGCTGGCGGTGATCGGGCCGATGGTCGAGCCGCAGCCCATGTCGCTGCGCACCACGAAGCTCTGCACCGGCACCTCTTCGGCCATGCACAGGTGCCGGAAGAACCCGGCGGTTTCGCTGTTGGTGGCGTAGCGCTGGTTGTTGTTGACCTTGATCACCGGCCCGGCATTGAGCTTGGGCCCGTGGTTGCCGTCATGCTTGTCGGCGTAGTTGGGGTGCACGCCGTGGGCGTTGTCGGCCGACACCATCAGCGAGCGCTGGATGGTGCGCACGTAGGCATCGCCATCCGGCAGCAGGCGCTGCAGGGTCTGCTCCAGCATCGGGCCGTCGGCGCCGCAGGCCGAGCAACTGCCGACTTCTTCGTGGTCGTTGCACACCAGCACGCAGGTTTCATCGCTGTCCGCGGTGAGCAGGGCCTGCAGGCCGGCGTAGCACGACAACAGGTTGTCCAGGCGCGCGCCAGCGATGAAGTCGCCGTTCAGGCCGACCAGCGCGGCATCCTGGGTGTCGTAGAAGCTCAGTTCGTAATCCAGCACCACGTCGGCGATCAGTTCATGCTCGCGGGCCAGCTGCTCGGTGAGCAGGGCGCGGAAGTCGATGCGCTCGTCACCAGCCACCTGGGCCAGGATCGGCGGCAGTTCGTTCTGCGGGTTGATCGCCCAGCCTTCGTTGGCGGTGCGGTTGAGGTGAATGGCCAGGTTGGGGATGATCGCGATCGGCAGCTTGAAGTCGATCAACTGGCTTTCGACCTTGCCGTCACGGCGGTAGGTGACCCGGCCAGCCAGCGACAGGTCGCGGTCGAACCATGGCGCCAGCAGCGCGCCGCCATACACTTCGACGCCCAGCTGCAGGAAGCCCTGGCGCTGCAGCTCGGGCTGCGGTTTGACCCGCAGGCACGGGCTGTCGGTGTGCGCGCCGACCATGCGGATGCCGTTCAGCAGCGGCGCTTGCTTGCCCAGCTTGATGGCGATGATCGACGAGTCGTTACGGGTGAGGTAGTAGCGGCCGCCAGGCACGGTGGCCCAGCTGTCGCGTTCGTCCAGGCGCTGGTAGCCGGCAGCTTCCAGGCGCTGGGCCAGGCTGGCGGTGGCGTGGAAAGGCGTAGGGGAGGCCTTGAGGAAGTCGATCAGGCCAGAATTCAGTGCGTCGCGCATAGCTCACTCCAGACAGCAGTGGCGCGAGTTTAGCGTATTGGGTCGACAATTTGTGTCTGCCTCTTCGCGGCTAAAGCCGCTCCCACAAGGACCGCACCGCTTTCAAGGGCCGTGCAGTACCTGTGGGAGCGGCTTTAGCCGCGAAGAGGCCGGTAAAGGCGATACAAGATCAGAACGGCGCCGGGCACTCGAACTTCATCCGCGCCCCGGAAACCGGGTGGGTAAAGCTCAGCATCGACGCATGCAGGCACAGCCGCTCATGGGCCGCCAGCGCCTCGGGGTTGGCATACAGGCGGTCACCCAGCAGCGGGTGCCCGATCGACAGCATGTGCACGCGCAGCTGGTGCGAGCGCCCGGTAATCGGCGTCAGCTCGACCCGGCAATGGTCGCCACAGCGCTCGATGATGCGCCAGAAGGTCAACGCATGCTTGCCCAGCTCGTGGTCCACCACATGCCGTGGCTTGGTCGGCGGGTCGTAGCGCAGTGGCAGGTCGATGCTGCCGCTGTCCAGCGCCGGCTGGCCCCAGCACAGTGCGGTGTAGGCCTTTTCGGTTTCGCGGTCGTGGAACTGGCGCGACAGTTCACGGTGGCTATCGGCATCGCGGGCCAGCAGGATGATGCCGGAGGTTTCCCAGTCCAGGCGGTGCACGATCAGCGCATCGGGATAGCCGTTTTCCTGCAGGCGGGTGATCAGGCAGTCCTTGTTGTCCTCGGCACGGCCCGGTACCGACAGCAGCAGGGTCGGTTTGTTGATCACCAGGATGGCGGCGTCTTCGTGCAGGATCTGGATGTTGGACAGCGGCATTGCAGGGTCTCTGTTGAAACGGGGGAAAGCCATTGGGGCCGCTTTGCGGCCCATCGCGACGCAAGGCCGCTCCTGCACCGGGGTAGGCATTCCCGGCAGGGCGGCCTTGCGTCGCGATGGGCTGCACAGCAGCCCCAATGGCTGATTGCGCGGATCAGCGATCCGGCAACGTGATGTTCAGTTCCAGAATCGAGCAGCTGCCCTGGTTTTCCAGTTCGATATGCACGTCATCGTTGCCGATGTTCACATACTTGCGGATCACTTCCAGCAGTTCCTTTTGCAGCGCTGGCAGGTAGTCCGGCTCGCTGCGTTGGCCGCGCTCGTGCGCCACGATGATCTGTAGACGCTCTTTCGCTACCGACGCGCTGGTCTGTTTCTGTCTGCCACGAAAGAAGTCAAAAAGGTTCATGGTTTACTTGCCTCCAAACAGGCGCGCGAAGAATCCTTGCTTCGGCACTTCGATGAACCGCAGGGGCTTCTCTTTGCCCAGCAGACGGTCGACGGTATCGCTATAGGCCTGGCCGGCATCGCTCTGGTCGTCGAGGATGACCGGGATACCCTGGTTGGAAGCCTTCAGCACGGCCTGGGATTCCGGGATCACGCCCTTGAGCTTGATCGCCAGGATCTCTTCGACGTCGGCGATGCTCAACATTTCGCCCTTTTCCACGCGCTCCGGGTGGTAGCGGGTGATCAGCAGGTGTTCCTTGATCGGCTCTTCGCCGTTCTCGGAGCGGCGCGACTTGCTCGACAGGATGCCCAGCATGCGGTCGGAGTCACGTACCGAGGAAACCTCGGGGTTGGTCACCACGATGGCTTCGTCGGCGAAGTACATGGCCAGGTGCGCACCTTTCTCGATGCCGGCTGGCGAATCGCAGATGACGAACTCGAAGTCTTTCTTCAGCTCCATCAGCACCTTTTCCACGCCTTCCTGGGTCAGCGCGTCCTTGTCACGGGTCTGGCTGGCCGCCAGCACGTACAGGTTCTCCAGGCGCTTGTCCTTGATCAGGGCCTGTTGCAGGTTGGCTTCGCCGTTGACCACGTTGACGAAGTCGTACACCACGCGGCGTTCGCAGCCCATGATCAGGTCGAGGTTACGCAGGCCTACGTCGAAGTCGACGATGACAGTCTTGTGGCCACGCAGTGCGAGGCCGGTACCAATGGCGGCGCTGGTGGTGGTCTTGCCCACACCCCCCTTGCCGGAAGTAACCACGAGAATCTTGGCCAAGGTGTTTCACCCCTAAAATAATCGGGACGCAAGTCCCTGCAAAAATACAAATAATTGGCAACGACAAAAAAGTTGCACTAAAAATGCTGGCAAGTATCCGTTAAAGACGGGTGATGTTCAACACGTCGCCAGACAGGCTGACTTGCACCCCGGTGCCCCACAGCGGGTCGCGGCGCAGGTCTTCGCAAACCTTGTACTGGCCGGCGATGGAGACCATTTCGGCGGTCATCTGCTGGCAGAAGATACGCGCCTTGGTATTGCCCTTGATGCCGGCCAGGGCGCGGCCGCGCATGGCGCCGTACACATGGATATTGCCATCGGCCAGAAGTTCCGCCCCCGGGCTGACCGAGGCAGTCACCACCAGGTCGCCGCCCTGGGCGTAGATCTGCTGGCCGCCACGCACCGGCGCGGTGATGATGCGGGTCGGGCGCACCTCGGGCTCGAGGATCGGCGGCGGCACCGGGGCCGGCTCGGGCTTCTTCACCTCGGGCTCGGGCTCCAGCGGCCGTTCGCGGGCACCGGACGGCGGCAGCACCGGCAGGTCGATGGCAATGGCGGCGGCAATGTCCTCGATACGGTTGGCGCGGATGGCCAGGGTGCGCAGGCCGTGGTGGCGGCAGATCCGCATCAAGCCAGGCAGGTCGATTGCGCCCACGTCGGCCGGCAGCTTGTCCAGCGCCAGCACCAGCGGCGTGTTGCTGAAGAAGTTCGGTGCCTGGGCGACTTTGGCCGCCAGCTGGCGGTCAAGGGCCTCAAGGTCATTGCGCGCCAGTTCCAGTACGGTAATGGCAAGCATGCTGCCCTTGAGCTGGAACACGGAGGCGGAGTCGGGTGTGTGGTTTGGGCTCATGGTCTGCATAGACGGCTTGTTGCGAAAAAAGTGCCCTGACTTATAACGATAAGACCGGTTGCCCGCAACATGCGCTGATCCGTTGTAGAATGCGCGGCCTTTGTCTTTCCGGAAGCTTCAATGGAACGTCCGCGTTTTCGTCCCTATTTCCTTCACCCTCGTTTCTGGGGCCTGTGGCTGGGCCTGGGCCTGCTGTGGCTGGTGGTCCAGCTGCCGTACCGGGTGCTGTTGAAGGTCGGTGCCGCGCTGGGGGCGGTGATGTACCGCTTTGCCGGTGAGCGGCGGCGCATTGCCGCGCGCAACCTGGAGCTGTGTTTCCCGGAGCTGTCGGTCGACGAGCGGCAGCGTCTGCTCAAGGCCAATTTCGCTTCTACCGGCATCGCCTTCTTCGAAATGGCCATGAGCTGGTGGTGGCCCAAGGCACGCCTGGCGCGCCTGGCGCATGTCGAGGGGCTGGAGCACCTGCAGGCCGCCCAGCAGGCGGGGCAGGGCGCGATCCTGATGGCGGTGCACTTCACCACCCTGGAAATCGGCGCCGCGCTGCTCGGCCAGCAGCACACCATCGACGGCATGTACCGCGAGCATGGCAACCCGTTGTTCGATTTCATCCAGCGCAGCGGCCGCGAGCGGCATAACCTCGACTCGCTGGCAGTGGAGCGCGAGGATGTGCGCGGCATGCTCAAGCTGCTGCGTTCGGGCCGGGCGATCTGGTACGCACCGGACCAGGAC is a window from the Pseudomonas anuradhapurensis genome containing:
- a CDS encoding alkaline phosphatase family protein encodes the protein MQHNVILVLLDGLNYQVAHHAMGHLHAYVEADRAALYRVECELPSLSRPLYECILTGVPPIDSGIVHNKVNRLSSQRSVFHYAREANLSTAAAAYHWISELYNRSPFDPQRDRHTHAPKLPIQHGLFYWDDRYPDSHLLADGEYLRRRHTPNFLLVHPMSIDDVGHHHGLDSSQYRNAARSADILLADYLPGWLAEGYQVLVTADHGMNNDRSHNGLLAEEREVPLFVFGDAFSLDPAAKPLQTELCGTICELLGAPHDKSVCRELLK
- a CDS encoding ABC transporter substrate-binding protein — translated: MKKFFMASLLGSAIALCTTAMAAGTDLKALEDAARKEGNVNSVGMPDAWANWKGTWEDLASKYGLKHSDTDMSSAQEIAKFEAEKDNASADIGDVGAAFGPIAVTKGVSQPYKPSTWEQVPAWAKDQDGHWALAYTGTIAFIINKDLVKESERPKTWHDLEKGKYKVAIGDVGTAAQAANGVLAAAIAYNGDENNVAPGLQLFTKLAQQKRLSLANPTIQTLEKGEVEVGVVWDFNGLSYREQIDPKRFEVLIPSDGSVISGYTTIINKYAKHPNAAKLTREYIFSDAGQINLAKGHARPIRAEHLKLPDDVQAKLLPNEQYQAAQPIKNAEAWEKTSKALPQMWQEQVIIEME
- a CDS encoding UTRA domain-containing protein: MQSMPPRAVTAICHALQEQIEHGLLAPGGKLPAERRLSEVFDTTRITLREALVQLEAQGLIYREERRGWFVAPERLTYDLIQRSHFHAMVRDQGRVASTELLSARLQPASAAICARLQLPALSSVVRICRLRRIDGRAVLYAEHYLNPRYFPAILEQDLAQSLTEIYGRVYGIQYGQVCFEIWPTALPVEAASALKVSAGSPGLHITRVNSDQHGNLIDCDLEYWRHDAIRIRAQVG
- a CDS encoding mechanosensitive ion channel family protein, whose protein sequence is MPAFLRCLFLLLLLFLPPVQAAGLPGLLGGSAPAQAEASEPLGKSLDEVIKNLENDQQRAKLLADLKKLRDATQQSQPNVEQGVLGLIGGALHDLEKQFSGDASPFHRWAAEIEQAQAELAELVVPVHQWPAILFGFAAVIAVWSVLAYAFNWVGHRVRLRFGLSEELPQHPRTWDLVRFALRKLGPWLVALVFTVYLSFVLPPSLGKSLAMVLAYALVVGTCFSAICVIAFSLLDGPHRHRALYILRHQAFRPLWLIGSFAAFGEAMSDPRLTVALGTHLAHALATLANVIAALCTGLFILRFRRPIAHLIRNQPLSRRLTRRTLSDTIEILGSFWFVPALILVAISLFATFVSAGDTSTALRQSLMCTVLVVVCMVLNGLVRRHAANPKRATKRQAVYAERLRNFAYLLVHLFIWLVFIELGLRVWGLSMISFAEGEGHDISLRLLGLAGTLIVAWLVWILADTAVHHALVRSRRGLANARAQTMMPLIRNVMFVVIFIIAVIVALANMGMNVTPLLAGAGVIGLAIGFGAQSLVADLITGLFIIIEDSLAIDDYVDVGGHLGTVEGLTIRTVRLRDIDGIVHTIPFSEIKSIKNYSREFGYAIFRVAIPHSMNIDQAISLVREVGQKLRNDPLMRRNIWSPLELQGVESFESGSAILRARFKTAPIKQWEVSRAFNLALKRQLDEAGLDLATPRLSVQVVTAAGGTMADGNAVSN
- a CDS encoding M18 family aminopeptidase — its product is MRDALNSGLIDFLKASPTPFHATASLAQRLEAAGYQRLDERDSWATVPGGRYYLTRNDSSIIAIKLGKQAPLLNGIRMVGAHTDSPCLRVKPQPELQRQGFLQLGVEVYGGALLAPWFDRDLSLAGRVTYRRDGKVESQLIDFKLPIAIIPNLAIHLNRTANEGWAINPQNELPPILAQVAGDERIDFRALLTEQLAREHELIADVVLDYELSFYDTQDAALVGLNGDFIAGARLDNLLSCYAGLQALLTADSDETCVLVCNDHEEVGSCSACGADGPMLEQTLQRLLPDGDAYVRTIQRSLMVSADNAHGVHPNYADKHDGNHGPKLNAGPVIKVNNNQRYATNSETAGFFRHLCMAEEVPVQSFVVRSDMGCGSTIGPITASHLGVRTVDIGLPTFAMHSIRELCGSHDLAHLVKVLTAFYRSRELP
- a CDS encoding RluA family pseudouridine synthase, with the protein product MPLSNIQILHEDAAILVINKPTLLLSVPGRAEDNKDCLITRLQENGYPDALIVHRLDWETSGIILLARDADSHRELSRQFHDRETEKAYTALCWGQPALDSGSIDLPLRYDPPTKPRHVVDHELGKHALTFWRIIERCGDHCRVELTPITGRSHQLRVHMLSIGHPLLGDRLYANPEALAAHERLCLHASMLSFTHPVSGARMKFECPAPF
- the minE gene encoding cell division topological specificity factor MinE; the protein is MNLFDFFRGRQKQTSASVAKERLQIIVAHERGQRSEPDYLPALQKELLEVIRKYVNIGNDDVHIELENQGSCSILELNITLPDR
- the minD gene encoding septum site-determining protein MinD, translating into MAKILVVTSGKGGVGKTTTSAAIGTGLALRGHKTVIVDFDVGLRNLDLIMGCERRVVYDFVNVVNGEANLQQALIKDKRLENLYVLAASQTRDKDALTQEGVEKVLMELKKDFEFVICDSPAGIEKGAHLAMYFADEAIVVTNPEVSSVRDSDRMLGILSSKSRRSENGEEPIKEHLLITRYHPERVEKGEMLSIADVEEILAIKLKGVIPESQAVLKASNQGIPVILDDQSDAGQAYSDTVDRLLGKEKPLRFIEVPKQGFFARLFGGK
- the minC gene encoding septum site-determining protein MinC, whose product is MQTMSPNHTPDSASVFQLKGSMLAITVLELARNDLEALDRQLAAKVAQAPNFFSNTPLVLALDKLPADVGAIDLPGLMRICRHHGLRTLAIRANRIEDIAAAIAIDLPVLPPSGARERPLEPEPEVKKPEPAPVPPPILEPEVRPTRIITAPVRGGQQIYAQGGDLVVTASVSPGAELLADGNIHVYGAMRGRALAGIKGNTKARIFCQQMTAEMVSIAGQYKVCEDLRRDPLWGTGVQVSLSGDVLNITRL
- a CDS encoding lipid A biosynthesis lauroyl acyltransferase, with translation MERPRFRPYFLHPRFWGLWLGLGLLWLVVQLPYRVLLKVGAALGAVMYRFAGERRRIAARNLELCFPELSVDERQRLLKANFASTGIAFFEMAMSWWWPKARLARLAHVEGLEHLQAAQQAGQGAILMAVHFTTLEIGAALLGQQHTIDGMYREHGNPLFDFIQRSGRERHNLDSLAVEREDVRGMLKLLRSGRAIWYAPDQDYGAKQSIFVPLFGIPAATVTATTKFARLGKAQVIPFTQKRLEDGSGYRLVIHPPLADFPGESEEADCLRINQWVERVLRECPEQYLWAHRRFKSRPEGAPRLYDKKNR